In Flavobacteriales bacterium, the following are encoded in one genomic region:
- a CDS encoding sterol desaturase family protein — MLIEQLGEIVNDYRDVLSSYLLSPRKRVYALYLITSLLLAYYVYRKSNLKITFFGYLFKREYWTSESAIVDYLFILFNTLVKVLVIAPFLIYSLTITEGVNEYLISSFGAFSVDISPIALSITYTLSIVIVTDFFTYIIHHLLHRVPFLWKFHKVHHSATVLNPFTQYRIHPVELIISNIKGIVIKGLITGLFFYIANGSISLLTFLGINILDFAFMFVGANLRHSHVRLKYFDFLENILISPFQHQIHHSNKKEHFDTNLGSRLAIWDYLFGTLIKSDSVKEIHFGLGEREDPNYNSFRKNLLAPFKRL; from the coding sequence ATGCTAATAGAGCAATTAGGTGAAATAGTAAACGATTATAGGGATGTTCTTTCCTCATACCTGTTGTCTCCTCGTAAAAGGGTTTACGCTCTGTATTTAATTACATCTCTTTTATTGGCTTATTACGTTTATCGTAAATCGAATTTAAAGATTACTTTTTTCGGCTATTTGTTCAAAAGAGAATATTGGACTAGCGAATCGGCTATAGTTGATTACCTGTTTATTTTGTTCAATACACTTGTTAAGGTATTAGTAATTGCTCCATTTCTAATTTACTCGTTAACAATTACGGAAGGTGTTAACGAATATTTGATTTCAAGTTTTGGTGCATTTTCGGTTGATATTAGTCCAATTGCTCTATCTATTACATACACGTTATCCATAGTTATTGTAACAGATTTTTTCACATACATTATTCATCATTTGCTTCATCGTGTTCCGTTTCTGTGGAAGTTTCATAAGGTCCATCATTCGGCAACAGTACTTAATCCATTTACACAATATAGAATTCATCCGGTTGAATTGATTATTAGTAACATTAAAGGAATCGTAATCAAAGGACTTATAACCGGTTTGTTTTTTTATATAGCAAACGGATCTATTAGTCTTTTAACTTTCTTGGGAATTAACATCCTCGACTTTGCTTTTATGTTTGTTGGTGCCAATCTTCGGCATTCTCATGTGCGACTAAAATATTTTGATTTTCTGGAGAACATATTAATCAGTCCTTTTCAACATCAGATACATCATAGCAATAAGAAGGAGCATTTTGATACCAATTTGGGATCGAGGCTTGCCATTTGGGACTATTTATTTGGAACTTTAATCAAATCCGATTCCGTTAAAGAGATACATTTTGGGTTGGGAGAAAGGGAAGATCCTAATTACAACAGTTTCCGTAAGAATCTCTTAGCCCCCTTTAAAAGACTGTAA